The bacterium genome contains the following window.
TCGCGCAGGACACCGTAGGCAAGCCCGTCTTCGGCGTGGACCCACACCAGGTAGTGGGCCGTGGGGTAGGCCGAATCCCAGAGCCAGGTCCGGGTGCCCTTGGCCGTGTCGTCGGTGACCTCGACCAGGACGCCGTTGCCCAGGCAGTCCAGGTCCGCCGGGACGGTGTAGCGCTCCGTGACGGTGAACTTGTCCGAGGGGTAGTTGTAGCAGGGGTAGAAGTTGTGGGTGGTGCCGGAGGATTCGTGGGAGCGGCAGTGGACGCGGCCCGGCTCGATGGTGAGCGGGTGGCCGTGGGAGGGGCGCCCCTCGTAGTGGATCGAGACCACCGCCTCCTCCCCCGCGCCCAGCGGCGGGTCCAGGGTCACGGAGAAGAAGCCGTCCTGTGTCCGGGAGAATGCGGCCGGGACACCGTCGTAGAGGCAGCCCGTGATGGCGAGGTCCTCCGAGAGCTGGAGGACCAGCGCCGCCTGGCTCCCCCCGGAGGGGGTGATGCGCCAGTCGGCGTGGCCGGCGAGGGTCCCGGCATCCGGGAAGAACTCCAGGTCGAGGTCCAGGTGCAAAAGGTCGGACCCCGAGGACGGCGGCTCGGGCAGCGGTCCCAGGTCGCCCTGCCCCTTGAGGGCCAGCTCCAGGAGGCGCGGGGCCGTCGGGTCAAGAAAAAGGGGGTTGCCCAGGGGGGGGTCGAAGGGGTTCGAAGCGGGGGCGACCAGGGCACAGAAAAGTACCAGTAGCGTTATCCGCTCGACCATGACCACCTCAAATTCGACCGCCGTTGGCGGCCAGTTTCTCCTGCAAGGCCCGTTCCACCGCCGGGGGGACGAAGTGGGAGAGGTCGCCGCCCAGACGCGCTATTTCCTTGACCAGGCTGGAGTTGAGGTATGTGTAAATCTCCGACGGCATGAGGAAGAGCGTCTCGAACTGGGGGAACAGGCGGCGGTTGGCCAGCGCCATGCGGAACTCGTCCTCGAAATCGGCCACGCCGCGCACCCCGCGGATGACCAGGTGGATGCCTATCTCCCGGGCAAAGTCCACCAGGAGGCCCGGGAAGGCCCGCACGCTGACGCGGTCTCCGTACCCGCCGACGGCTTCGGCTATCATGGCCGTCCGCTCCTCGGTGGAGAAGAGCGGCTGCTTGGGCGGGTTTCCCGCCACCGCCACCACCAGGTGCTCGCAGATGTGCAGCGCCCGCTGGACGAGGTCCAGGTGGCCGTTGGTCACCGGGTCGAAGGTGCCCGGAAAGATGGTCTGCTTCAAAATGACCCTCCCCGGAGGTTCTTCATCTTTTCACCCCCACGGCGAAGTGGGGGCACCAGACGCCGAAGATTTTATCCCGCAAAAAGAGCCGGAGCCGCGCCGGCGGGCCTCGTCGGCGACCTCGGGGACGGCCTCCAGCAGCTTCT
Protein-coding sequences here:
- the coaD gene encoding pantetheine-phosphate adenylyltransferase, which encodes MKQTIFPGTFDPVTNGHLDLVQRALHICEHLVVAVAGNPPKQPLFSTEERTAMIAEAVGGYGDRVSVRAFPGLLVDFAREIGIHLVIRGVRGVADFEDEFRMALANRRLFPQFETLFLMPSEIYTYLNSSLVKEIARLGGDLSHFVPPAVERALQEKLAANGGRI